GCGCAGGCCCTCGGCGACCGCGTCGTACACCGTGTGCCGGGGGTTGAGTGAGCCGCTCGGGTCCTGGAGGACCAGCTGGACGCGTTTGCGGTAGGCCTTGAGGGACCGGCCGGAGTAGTCCAGCGGGCGGCCGTCGAACGTGACCCGGCCCGCCGTCGGCTCGACCAGACCGAGCAGGCTGCGGGCCAGGGTCGTCTTGCCGCAGCCGGACTCGCCGACCAGCGCGACGATCTCGCCGGGGCGGATGTCGAGGTCGACGCCGTCCACCGCCCGGGCCCGGGGGCCGCCGTGCCGGCCGGGGAAGGTGACGTGGAGGCCCTGGGCGCTCAGCAGCGGGGCCGTGGTGACCTCGGGGGCTGTGGGGGACGTGGTCATGGCGTGCTGGGCCTCGCTTCCTCCAGGGCCTCCGGTTCCTCTGCCGGCCGCTCACCGCGGGCCTGCGGATCCCGGGCCGCCGCACGGGACTCCGCTCCCGGCAGGCCGACCAGCACACACGCCGCCCGCCGCTCCGCTCCCGCTTCGCGCAGCGCCGGGTCCTCCTCGCCACACGACTCCAGCGCCACCGGACACCGGGGATGGAACGTGCAGCCGGACGGCAGCGCGGCCGGGTCCGGCGGGTCGCCCGCGAGTCCCTGCGGAGCGAACCGGGACGCCGGGTCGCCGATGCGCGGGAACGCGGCCGACAGGGCCCTGGCGTACGGATGCCGGGCGTCCTCGTACACCTGGGCGGCCGGCCCCTCCTCGACCACCCGGCCCGCGTACATCACCGCGAGCCGGTCACAGGTGTCGGCGAGGACCGCCAGGTCGTGGCTGATCATGATCAGTCCGAGGTCCTGGTCCGAAACCAGCTGCTCGATGAGCCGGAGGATCTGGGCCTGGATCATCACGTCCAGCGCGGTGGTCGGCTCGTCGGCGATGATCAGTTGTGGGTCGCAGGCCAGGGCCATGGCGATCATGACGCGCTGGCGCTGGCCGCCGGACAGCTCGTGCGGGTAGGCGTCCGCGCGGGCGGCCGGCAGCCCGACCTGCTCCAGCAGCTCGCCGGTCTTCCTCTTCGCCCCGGCCGCGGTGGCCTTCTTGTGCAGCAGGATCGGCTCGGCGATCTGGTCGCCGATGCGGTGCACGGCGTTGAGGGAGTGCATCGCGCCCTGGAAGACGACGGAGGCCCCGGCCCAGCGGACCGCCCGGACCCGGCCCCACTTCATGGTCAGCACGTCCTCGCCGTCGAGGAGTACCTCCCCGGTGATGCGGGCGCCCGACGGCAGCAGCCGCAGCAGGGCCAGCGCCAGCGTGGACTTGCCGCAGCCGGACTCCCCGGCGAGGCCGAGCTTCTGCCCCGCCTCCAGACGCAGGTCCACCCCGCGCACGGCGGCCGCCCCGCCCGCGTAGGTCACGGTCAGGTTCCTGACGTCGAGCAGACTCAACGCGACACCCCCAGCCTGGGGTTGAGGACGGACTCCACGGCCCGCCCGCACAGTGTGAACGCCAGCGCCACCACGGCGATGGCGATGCCCGGCGGCACCAGGTACCACCAGTCCCCGGCACTGACCGCGCCCGCCTCACGCGCGTCCTGGAGCAGCCCGCCCCACGACACGACCGTCGGGTCGCCGAGGCCGAGGAAGGCGAGCGTCGCCTCGGCGAGGATGGCCGAGGAGATGATCAAGGTCGTCTGGGCCAGCACCAGCGGCATCACATTGGGCAGGACGTGCCGGGACATGATGTGCCAGTGGCCGCCGCCGAGGGCCTTCGCCCGCTCGATGTACGGCCGGGTCTCCACGGCGAGGGTCTGCGCGCGCACCAGCCGGGCCGTGGTCGGCCAGGTGGTCACGCCGATCGCGACGACGGTCGTGGTCAGCGAGCGGGACATCACGGTCGCCAGGGCGATCGCCAGCACCAGCGTCGGCATGACCAGGAACCAGTCGGTGATCCGCATCATCACCGTCGCGTACCAGCCCTTGAAATGCCCCGCCGTCACCCCGATCAGGGTGCCGATCGCCACCGACAGCACAGCGGCGAGCAGCCCGACCAGCAGCGACACCCGCGAACCCCAGATCACCAGGCCCAGCAGGTCCCGCCCGAACTGGTCGGTGCCGAGCGGGAACCCGGCGCTCGGGCTCTGCATCGGACGCCCCGGCGCGTCGGTCACGCTGCTCACGTCGGAGCCGACGACCAGCGGTGCGAACAGCGCCAGCAGCGCGCACAGCGAGAGCGCGGTCAGGCCGTACAGCCCCGCCCGTTCGGAGCGGTACTGCCGCCAGAAGCGGGCGACGGACGCCCGGCGCCGCTGCCGGGCGAGGGCGCGGGGGCTCGGGGCTGTCCCGGTCGTCGTCGTCATCGGGCCACCCGGGGGTCAAGCAGCGGATAGACCAGGTCGGCGAGGGTGTTCATCAGGATCACGGCGGCGGCGAACACGAAGAACAACCCCTGCACGAGCGGCAGGTCGGGCACGCTCAGCGCCTGGTAGAACAGCCCGCCGAGGCCGGGCCAGGAGAACACCGTCTCCACGAGGATCACACCCGCCACCGTCCGGCCGAGGTTGATGAAGATCAGGGTCACGGTCGGCAGCAGCGCGTTCGGCACGGCGTGCCGGCGGCGTACGAGATCGTCGCGTAGTCCCTTGGCCCGCGCGGTCGTCAGATAGTCGCTGCCCATCTCGTCCAGCAGCGCCGACCGTGTGACCAGCAGCGTCTGCCCGTACTCCACGGCCACCAGCGTCACCACCGGCAGCACCAGATGGTGCGCCACGTCGAGGACGTACGCGAAGCCCTCCTCGCCGCCCGACTCCATGCCACCGGTCGGGAACATCCCCGGGAGCGGGCCGATGCCCACCGACAGCACGATGATCAGCAGCAGCCCCAGCCAGAAGGACGGGATGGAGTACAGGGTCAGCGCCAGGCCGGTGTTGAACCGGTCGCCGAGCCCGCCGCGCCGCCATGCCGACCGGGTGCCGAGGAAGATGCCGAGCACGGTGTAGAGGACGAAGGCGGTCCCGGTGAGCAGCAGGGTGTTCGGCAGCGCCTCGGTGATCTTGTCGACGACGGGGGCGCGGAACTGGTACGACGTCCCGAAGTCGCCCGTGAGCGCCTTGCCGCAGTAGTCCGTGAACTGCCGCCACAGCGGCAGGTCGAGCCCGAACTCCTCGCGATAGGCGGCCAGCTGCTCCGCCGACACCTGACGGCCGCCCGTCATGGTCTTCACCGGGTCGCCGGGAATCAGCCGGAAGAGGAAGAAGCTGGTCACGAGCACGGCCAGCAGCGATACGGCAGCACCCGCCACCTTGCCCGCCAGGTACCGCGGGTACGCGGAGCCCTTGCGTACCCGCGGCCCGGCCGCGGTCTGCTGCTTGTCCTCGACCAGCGCGGGGGTCGCGTCAGCGGTCATGAGTACCCGCTCGCCGCTTCACTCGCGTTCCTCGGCGGTGGCCCGCCGCCGCATCGCCGCGAAGGCACCGAGCCCGGCCAGGACCACGACACCCGCGACGACGCCGACCACGACCCCCGTCGACGACGCGTTGTCGGAGGAGCCGTCGGAGTCCGCCGGGACTGCCGACCACCAGCTCCAGTAGCCGTCCTGGCCGTAGATGTTGCCCGCCTTCGCCGGCATCGTCGTGATCGACTTGATCTGGTCCGTCCGGAAGGCCTCGACCGCGTTCGGATACGCCATGACGTTCATGTACCCGAGGTCGTACAGCCGCGACTCCATCTGCTTGACGATGTCCGCCCGTTTGGCGGGGTCGTACTCGGTCAGCTGCCGGGCGTAGAGCTCGTCGTACTTCTTGTCGCAGATGAAGTTGTCGGTCGCGCCCGTCTCCTCCGGGGTCGCCGGCAGCGCCCCACAGGTGTGGATGGACAGCACGAAGTCCGGGTCGGGGTTGACCGACCAGCCGTCGAACGCCAGGTCGTACTTGCCGGCCAGCCACGGGTCGGTCACGTTGTCCAGGCAGTTGAGCCGGACGCCGATGCCGAGCTCGCCCCACCACTCCTGGAGGTACTTGCCGACCGCCTTGTCGTTCGGGTCGGTGGCGTGGCACAGCACGCGGTAGGTGATGGGCTTGCCGTCCTTGCCGACGCGTTTGCCGTCGCCGTTCTTCTTGTAGCCCGCCCGGTCGAGCAGCCGGGCCGCCTCGGCCGGGTCGTACGCCA
This is a stretch of genomic DNA from Streptomyces hawaiiensis. It encodes these proteins:
- a CDS encoding ABC transporter ATP-binding protein is translated as MSLLDVRNLTVTYAGGAAAVRGVDLRLEAGQKLGLAGESGCGKSTLALALLRLLPSGARITGEVLLDGEDVLTMKWGRVRAVRWAGASVVFQGAMHSLNAVHRIGDQIAEPILLHKKATAAGAKRKTGELLEQVGLPAARADAYPHELSGGQRQRVMIAMALACDPQLIIADEPTTALDVMIQAQILRLIEQLVSDQDLGLIMISHDLAVLADTCDRLAVMYAGRVVEEGPAAQVYEDARHPYARALSAAFPRIGDPASRFAPQGLAGDPPDPAALPSGCTFHPRCPVALESCGEEDPALREAGAERRAACVLVGLPGAESRAAARDPQARGERPAEEPEALEEARPSTP
- a CDS encoding ABC transporter permease, whose protein sequence is MTTTTGTAPSPRALARQRRRASVARFWRQYRSERAGLYGLTALSLCALLALFAPLVVGSDVSSVTDAPGRPMQSPSAGFPLGTDQFGRDLLGLVIWGSRVSLLVGLLAAVLSVAIGTLIGVTAGHFKGWYATVMMRITDWFLVMPTLVLAIALATVMSRSLTTTVVAIGVTTWPTTARLVRAQTLAVETRPYIERAKALGGGHWHIMSRHVLPNVMPLVLAQTTLIISSAILAEATLAFLGLGDPTVVSWGGLLQDAREAGAVSAGDWWYLVPPGIAIAVVALAFTLCGRAVESVLNPRLGVSR
- a CDS encoding ABC transporter permease, whose translation is MTADATPALVEDKQQTAAGPRVRKGSAYPRYLAGKVAGAAVSLLAVLVTSFFLFRLIPGDPVKTMTGGRQVSAEQLAAYREEFGLDLPLWRQFTDYCGKALTGDFGTSYQFRAPVVDKITEALPNTLLLTGTAFVLYTVLGIFLGTRSAWRRGGLGDRFNTGLALTLYSIPSFWLGLLLIIVLSVGIGPLPGMFPTGGMESGGEEGFAYVLDVAHHLVLPVVTLVAVEYGQTLLVTRSALLDEMGSDYLTTARAKGLRDDLVRRRHAVPNALLPTVTLIFINLGRTVAGVILVETVFSWPGLGGLFYQALSVPDLPLVQGLFFVFAAAVILMNTLADLVYPLLDPRVAR